The Chlorocebus sabaeus isolate Y175 chromosome 6, mChlSab1.0.hap1, whole genome shotgun sequence genome has a segment encoding these proteins:
- the LRFN3 gene encoding leucine-rich repeat and fibronectin type-III domain-containing protein 3 → MAILPLLLCLLPLAPASSPPQSATPSLCPRRCRCQTQSLPLSVLCPGAGLLFVPPSLDRRAAELRLADNFIASVRRRDLANMTGLLHLSLSRNTIRHVAAGAFADLRALRALHLDGNRLTSLGEGQLRGLVNLRHLILSNNQLAALAASALDDCAETLEDLDLSYNNLEQLPWEALGRLGNVNTLGLDHNLLASVPAGAFSRLHKLARLDMTSNRLTTIPPDPLFSRLPLLARPRGSPASALVLAFGGNPLHCNCELVWLRRLAREDDLEACASPPALGGRYFWAVGEEEFVCEPPVVTHRSPPLAVPAGRPAALRCRAVGDPEPRVRWVSPQGRLLGNSSRARAFPNGTLELLVTEPGDGGIFTCIAANAAGEATAAVELTVGPPPPPQLANSTSCDPPRDGDPDALTPPSAASASAKAADTGPPTDRGVQVTEHGATAALVQWPDQRPIPGIRMYQIQYNSSADDILVYRMIPADSRSFLLTDLASGRAYDLCVLAVYEDSATGLTATRPVGCARFSTEPALRPCGAPHAPFLGGTMIIALGGVIVASVLVFIFVLLMRYKVHGGQPPGKAKTPAPVSSVCSQTNGALGPTPTPAPPAPEPAALRAHTVVQLDCEPWGPGHEPVGP, encoded by the exons ATGGCCATCCTCCCGTTGCTCCTGTGCCTGCTGCCGCTGGCCCCCGCCTCATCTCCACCCCAGTCAGCCACACCGAGCCTGTGTCCCCGCCGCTGCCGCTGCCAGACACAGTCGCTGCCCCTAAGCGTGCTGTGCCCAGGGGCGGGCCTCCTGTTCGTGCCACCCTCGCTGGACCGTCGGGCAGCCGAACTGCGGCTGGCAGACAACTTCATCGCCTCCGTGCGCCGCCgcgacctggccaacatgacgggCCTGCTGCATCTGAGCCTGTCTCGGAATACCATCCGCCACGTGGCCGCTGGCGCCTTCGCCGACCTACGGGCCCTGCGTGCACTGCACCTGGATGGCAACCGGCTGACCTCACTGGGCGAGGGCCAGCTGCGTGGCCTGGTCAACTTGCGCCACCTCATCCTCAGCAACAACCAGCTGGCAGCGCTGGCGGCCAGCGCCCTGGATGACTGTGCCGAGACGCTGGAGGACCTCGATCTCTCCTACAACAACCTCGAACAGCTGCCCTGGGAGGCCCTGGGCCGCCTGGGCAATGTCAACACGTTGGGCCTTGACCACAACCTGCTGGCTTCCGTGCCTGCCGGCGCCTTTTCCCGCCTGCACAAGCTGGCCCGGTTGGACATGACCTCCAACCGCCTGACCACAATCCCACCTGACCCGCTCTTCTCCCGCCTGCCGCTGCTTGCCAGGCCCCGGGGCTCGCCCGCCTCTGCCCTGGTGCTGGCCTTTGGTGGGAACCCACTGCACTGCAACTGCGAGCTGGTGTGGCTGCGTCGCCTGGCACGGGAGGATGACCTCGAGGCCTGTGCATCCCCACCTGCTCTGGGCGGCCGCTACTTCTGGGCGGTGGGCGAGGAGGAGTTTGTCTGTGAGCCACCCGTGGTGACTCACCGCTCGCCACCCCTGGCAGTGCCCGCAGGTCGGCCAGCTGCCCTGCGCTGCCGGGCAGTGGGGGACCCAGAGCCCCGTGTGCGTTGGGTGTCACCCCAGGGCCGGCTGCTGGGCAACTCGAGCCGTGCCCGTGCCTTCCCCAATGGGACGCTGGAGCTGCTGGTCACCGAGCCGGGTGATGGTGGCATCTTCACTTGCATCGCGGCCAATGCAGCTGGTGAGGCCACAGCTGCTGTGGAGCTGACTGTGGGCCCCCCACCGCCTCCTCAGCTAGCCAACAGCACCAGCTGTGACCCCCCGCGGGACGGGGATCCTGATGCTCTCACCCCACCCTccgctgcctctgcctctgccaagGCGGCCGACACTGGGCCCCCTACCGACCGTGGCGTCCAGGTGACTGAGCACGGGGCCACAGCTGCTCTCGTCCAGTGGCCGGATCAGCGGCCTATCCCGGGCATCCGCATGTACCAGATCCAGTACAACAGCTCAGCTGATGACATCCTCGTCTACAG GATGATCCCGGCGGACAGCCGCTCGTTCCTGCTGACGGACCTGGCATCGGGCCGGGCCTACGACCTGTGCGTGCTCGCCGTGTACGAGGACAGCGCCACGGGGCTCACAGCCACACGGCCTGTGGGCTGCGCCCGCTTCTCCACCGAACCCGCGCTGCGGCCATGCGGGGCGCCGCACGCTCCCTTCCTGGGCGGCACGATGATCATCGCGCTGGGTGGCGTCATCGTGGCCTCGGTACTGGTCTTCATCTTCGTGCTGCTGATGCGCTACAAGGTGCACGGCGGCCAGCCCCCCGGCAAGGCCAAGACTCCGGCGCCTGTCAGCAGCGTTTGCTCCCAGACCAATGGCGCCCTGGGCCCCACGCCCACACCCGCCCCGCCCGCCCCTGAGCCGGCAGCGCTCAGGGCCCACACCGTGGTCCAGCTGGACTGCGAGCCCTGGGGGCCCGGCCACGAACCTGTGGGACCCTAG